Below is a window of Streptomyces sp. NBC_00223 DNA.
AGTTGCGCTGGTCGCCGATGGCCGCGCTCGCCGCCAGCGCGGTGCTGCGCGGCTCGTACCACCTCTACCAGGGCATCGGCGGCTTCGTCGGCAACATGGCCATGGGCGTGGTCTTCGTGCTGCTCTACCGCCGCTGGAAGCGGGTGGGGCCGCTGGTGGCGGCCCACTCGCTCATCGACACGGTCGCCTTCGTCGGCTACGCGCTGCTCGCGGGGAAGGTCGGCTGGCTGCCCACGGGCTGACCGGCCCGCCCGCCCGGCGGCGGCCGGTCACGGTACGGCGTGCAGCTCGCCGTCCACGACGGTCACCGCCGAGCCGGTGAGCAGGACACGGTCGCCGCTCAGCCGGGTGGCGACCAGTCCCGTACGGGCCGAGACCTGCAACCCGGTGAGCGCGTCCCGGCCCAGCCTGGCCGACCAGAACGGGGCCAGCGCCGTGTGCGCGCTCCCCGTCACCGGGTCCTCGTCCACACCCACCGCGGGGAAGAAGCCGCGGGAGACGAAGTCGTAGCCCCGCGCCGGGTCGGCGGCGGCGGCCGTCGCGATCACCCCGCGCTCGGACAGCCGGGCCAGCGCCGCGAAGTCGGGGGCGAGCGCGCGCACGGCCGGCTCGTCGGCGACCTCGACCAGCAGGTCACCGCAGTCCGGGCCGGTGTCGAGCACGGTCAGCGGCTCGGCGCCCAGTGCCGCCGCCAGGCCCGCGGGAGCCTCGGCGGGGGTCAGCGGCGCGGCCGGGAAGTCCAGCGTGATCGTCCCGTCGCCGTCGGCCTCGGCGGCCAGCACCCCGGCCCTGGTACGGAACCGGATCACGCCGTGGGCCTCGCCCGTGGTGCGCAGCACATGCGCGGTGGCCAGCGTGGCGTGGCCGCACAGACCCACCTCGGTCAGCGGGGTGAACCAGCGCAGCGCCCAGTCCGCGTCCCCGCCCTCCGGCAGCCGGTGGGCGAACGCGGTCTCGGAGAGGTTGAGTTCGGCCGCGACCTGCTGGAGCCAGCGGTCCGCGGGGAAGGCGTCCGCCTCCAGCAGGAGCACGCCGGCGGGGTTCCCGGCGAAGGGGCGGTCGGTGAAGGCGTCCACGATTCGGATACGCATGCCAGGAGCGTAGGCGACGGGCGGGCCGGGGATGAGGCCGGGCACCCGGACACGCGCCGCGGACCCCGGCTCAGCTCGCGGGACGACCCGGCTCGGCGGAACGCCGCATTCCCCACGCGCGCGCCCCGGCGGCGACGACGGCCAGGGCGAGGGTCGCGATCCCCGAGACCCCCAGCACCAGCCGGGGCCCCATGGCGGCGGTGAGCGGGCCGCCCAGCGCGGTGCCCACCGGTGAGGCGGTGAGCAGGGCGGCGCCACGGGCGGCCAGGACCGTGGTCAGCAGGGCCGCCGGGGTGCGGTCCTGGAACAGGGTGAAGGACAGCGCCGTGAAGGGTCCGTAGATCAGGCCGCCGAGAGCGAAGCAGGCCAGCGAGACCTCCGCGGACACCCCCAGGCCGAACGGCACCAGCGTCAGGCCCCACCCGGCGACGATGCCCAAGATGACCGGCCACAGCGGGAGCCTGCGCAGGGCGCCGGCGGCCAGGGCGCCGAGCACGGCGCCCGCCCCGAAGAGCGTCCAGTACAGCCCGAGGAGGCCCGCGCCGGAGTGCAGGTCATCGGTGACGTGCAGCGGGAGCGCGACCTCGACCGGCCCGTAGAGGAAGTTGAAGAACCACGTCACGGCGAGCACCCCGAGCAGTTCGGGCTGACCGCGCAGCACGTGCAGACCGGCCGCCGACCGGCCGGAATCGACCGGCGCGGCCGTCGGCACCGCCTTGGCCACCTCGCCCAGCCGGCCCACCTGGACGGCGAGGACGGCGAAGGACAGGGCGTCGAGGCCGATGATCCAGGCCGGGCTGACGACTGTCGCCAGGAATCCGGCGAGCGCGGGACCGACGATCACGGACGCCGAGGTGGACGAGCTGACCAGCGCGTTCGCGGCCAGCCGCTGTTCGGCGGGGAGCATCTGGGCGAGCAGGGAGTACTTTCCCGCGCTTCCCCAGGCGTGCAGCACCGACGAGCCGGCGAGCAGGACGACGTACAGCGCCGGGTGCAGGATCCCCGCGGCCCAGGCCAGGGGCACGCAGCCGAGAAGTACCGCGCGCAGCAGGCCGTCCGCGGCCATCAGCCGCTGGGCGGGCAGGCGGCGCAGCCAACGGCCGAAGAGCAGCGCCCCGGCGGCCCCGGGAAGGGCGTACGCGGCGACCGCCGCACCGACGACCAGCCCCGTCCTGCCCGGAGGCGCGATCAGCACGGCCAGCCACGCCACGGCGACCACGCTCATCCCGTCACCGAGGTCGGAGGCCGCCAGGGCCGGCAGGAGCCGGCGGAACGGACGGTGGACGAAAAGCGGCTGGTAGGGCCGCGGCAGCAAGCGCGTGGTCGGCGGGAGAGTCACCGGGTCAGAGTCGCGGTTCAAGCGGGCTTGAGGTCAAGGGGGAGCAGCGCGAGATCAGGGTGTCTGGGATCGGGGGTTGTCGTTCGCGTTGTTCCGATATATCGTTGAACTGTCGCGAACGGTCAACGATGGAAGGAGCGACATCATGCGTTCCCAAGGACACGGACATGAGCACGGACACGGGCACGGTGGCCCCGGCCGTCACGGTTGGGGCGAGCGTGAGGGGCTGAGGGCGGCCTTCGGGGGATTCGGACCGCAGCCCTTCGGCGGCGGACCCTTCGGCGGCGGGCCCTTCGGGCCCGGCGGCCGGGGGCACGGCGGACCGCGCGGCCGCGCGCGCCGCGGCGATGTGCGGGCGTCGATCCTGGCACTGCTCAAGGACCGCCCGATGCACGGCTACGAGATGATCCAGG
It encodes the following:
- a CDS encoding PhzF family phenazine biosynthesis protein produces the protein MRIRIVDAFTDRPFAGNPAGVLLLEADAFPADRWLQQVAAELNLSETAFAHRLPEGGDADWALRWFTPLTEVGLCGHATLATAHVLRTTGEAHGVIRFRTRAGVLAAEADGDGTITLDFPAAPLTPAEAPAGLAAALGAEPLTVLDTGPDCGDLLVEVADEPAVRALAPDFAALARLSERGVIATAAAADPARGYDFVSRGFFPAVGVDEDPVTGSAHTALAPFWSARLGRDALTGLQVSARTGLVATRLSGDRVLLTGSAVTVVDGELHAVP
- a CDS encoding MFS transporter — encoded protein: MTLPPTTRLLPRPYQPLFVHRPFRRLLPALAASDLGDGMSVVAVAWLAVLIAPPGRTGLVVGAAVAAYALPGAAGALLFGRWLRRLPAQRLMAADGLLRAVLLGCVPLAWAAGILHPALYVVLLAGSSVLHAWGSAGKYSLLAQMLPAEQRLAANALVSSSTSASVIVGPALAGFLATVVSPAWIIGLDALSFAVLAVQVGRLGEVAKAVPTAAPVDSGRSAAGLHVLRGQPELLGVLAVTWFFNFLYGPVEVALPLHVTDDLHSGAGLLGLYWTLFGAGAVLGALAAGALRRLPLWPVILGIVAGWGLTLVPFGLGVSAEVSLACFALGGLIYGPFTALSFTLFQDRTPAALLTTVLAARGAALLTASPVGTALGGPLTAAMGPRLVLGVSGIATLALAVVAAGARAWGMRRSAEPGRPAS